The stretch of DNA ccaaactaatatattaaataaaaaataatgatatatgtTATCGTATAAATccatattaacaaaatttatgttagttacaaactgaaaaaaaaatgacaatttaTATAGAACTTTAATTTATAGgaactcaattttaaaaaaaaatacatgataaAATACCGAAGTCAAAAATTAGTTCACGAACcaacattaaaattttcaaatggtTCGACCTAACATTTCGAATTTCAGTCTTAAAtgcaaattgaattattttaatgtcaatctaaaatataaatacaatgttttccccattttttttatctaagtATAGTTTTGTACTATCTTCACAattgacttttatatttttgaaataaatttccGTACAAACTATAATTAACTTAACGACaaactaaaaggaaaaaaaaattataattaattttaaaccatagaaaaattcatttttctacCTCCTAAATAATGGTAAAGCAATTCAGTGGTTGAGTTAGTACAGTACCTCTTAAAAGCATCGATTTCAGAATTTATGGTTCTTTCAAACAGTCTCAGCAAGAAATCTACCTCCACCTGCACCACCATCGTGCAACTTTCAGTAAAACCACATTAGACACATTATTAAAACGTGTCGTGTCGTATATGAAAAGACATTAATGACCTTGGGTCGAACCCAGTTATCCGTGGAGAACGCGAAAACCGTCAGAACCTTAATCCCCCAACTGCAGCACAGCCTCACCAACCGCCTCAGCGACTCCACCCCCGCCTGGTGCCCCGCCGACGGCGCCAGACCCTTCAACTTCGCCCACCTCCCATTCCCGTCCATAATAACCGCCACGTGCTTCGGCATCAGCTCCGGTGACAGCTCCTCCGGCCATGGCTCCGGCGACTCTCCGGCGAGTGAGGTTCCGTCGCCTGCATCATCGCGAAGCGCCACGCGGGCAGGGGCAGCGACCGAACCGCGTTTAGTGATGGCAAGTCCTTGTGTTTGGGAACGGTGACAAGGAGGATAATAAGAGTGAGAGtgaaaagaaggagaaggagaagaagaagaaggcgaGTTCACGAGTGGAACAGGGAATCTTAACGAAAACattgtgtttgtttgtgtggtTGGGTCAGTGAAGTGGGATATGGTTATCCCGGTACGAGAATTGAACAAGAGTTTGTTTGGTCGATTGTTCGAGCTTTGGGAAGTGCTTAAGAtgtgtttgttttttataaGGAGAAGTGGAACGTTGCTGTTGTGAAACTGTCATCACTCCATGCGAAAGTGTTGGTGACACTTTAGCTTGGGGACAAAAACGGTGCCGTTTCGTAGCACAATTGGTAATTGAAGGGGATGAATGGTTCTGCTTTATTTTCTTTGATGAGGCTGTATGTTTGGCTCCGGTTAGGTGATGGGTACTTGTTTTTGTCTCTTGTGCCCATTTGcttttcttctgaaatttttcGTGTAAACAgaatattcaaatttttgtgcttaaaatctTACCATTCGTATTTTGGTAAGATCCTAGTGATTGATTATGTACAAATGTGATCTAGATTTTTAAGGATGCTGATTGTCCACCACATGGGTCACAAATTTGGGTTTGGAGAGATTCATATTGTGAATTTTATTGTAAAACTTTTGCATTTTTGTAGAGAGAGTATGACctgtcaattttttaatattaatttcattctAAAATTTAGATAAATGACGTTAATTTTCaaccttaaattttttttcctaattttaaactaattgtaaccttaaacaaaaaatatttaataaaaatttaaattttaacaaaaatatcattataaattttatataaaaattaaggcATAATTATTGATTCGGCATCCTAATTTTTGGTTAAGTTCGATTTGGTccacatattttttgtttgttcaatttagtatctcaattatttaaaataatttaatttggtcatttttgttaagttggaaTTAACACCGTGCCCAAAAAAGACACCTATCAAGccgtgaaatttttaattttttaatttttttaatttaaaaaataaaaaaaaaatgtcacgtctCACTTTACCGTCGTGTAATGTAGTAGTTTACAATCATGATATGTGGCTGTGATAAtcgttgttttcaatttagtcttctatttaaatttttgattcaatttaatacACCAATTCTTTAAAACGatccaattttatccttttcaatttgagaccaaattagtaactaagtttaattataacttatatatacatattaaaatattttttttgaatttatatatcaaatcactacacctagatattcaaattattttattttttacaagtgtaaaaaatttcaggTGTAAAATACTACAAAGGTaacaaatgtaaaaaataaaataatttaaatatttaggtgaaatgatttgatgtatataataaaaaaagttattgtaacatgtatatataaattgtaattaaacttatttactaatttggtcttaaaTTGGATCGTTTTAAAGATTTGAGgtaccaaattaaatataaaatttaaatagaggactaaattgaaaacaactattactattgtcatgtgtcatgattgtaaACTGTCACGTGACACGACagtaaactgacacgtgacaggttataatatttacaaaaaaaaattaaaaatttcacagTTTGACACTTGTCATGTaccataattaattttaataaactatagttaattttaatataccataattaattaaaagtccAAATTATATATACCgtagttaattttaatataatacaaaaatatttatcggtaataaatattttatatgtaaagtaaatatttaatataatggcttaaatatacatttggtccttatttttattgattttattcaatttggtccctattttcgttttatgttcaattaggtcctcattttcgttaaattgtggtcaatttggtccttttcactaacagtgtttaaatagttaacgtttttttaacagtacatgccacgtgtcaactcctggtttttaaaaaaattttaaaatttttttaaattttttttaaaatttttttaatttttttaattttttttaacttcaaaaAAATGGTCCACATGtaaagtcacaattgtgccacgtgtcaatacatgtgtcacatgtcagtttgtggcagtattattttttttgttcaatttagttcctatattcgttatttttgttcaatttagtcccaatttttattaaaataaatcaattttttccttttcaaattgagacgaaatttaatatcttttatacaaattatattaatatcttttctaaaattgacctttaaaattattattttttaaattcaattataaattattaaatttaattataaatagaataaattcttatatttaatttctaaatagaatataattatttaaaatattataagaatataaatattaattttttttaatatttatattctaaaatatttttaaaattgatatataaaaatattttaaatattcaaaatattttagaaaaataaagtaatatttgtaaaattaacatttacatataaaatattttagattttaatatataatatgcaataaaaatattaaatattttaaatttaaatgtaaattttacaaatgttaatatatattttaaattttttaataatatttaaataattatattttatttaacaattgaatctaagaattatattcaattaataattaaatattataatttataattaaatttaaaaaataagtaataataatgtcaattttaaaaactaaatggttctattttaacaaaattttggactaaattaaataaaaataacgaatatagggactgaattgaaaaaaaataacgaatatagggactaaattgaacaaaaaaaataatactaccagaaactgacacgtgacattagcattgacacgtgacacaattgtgacttgacatgtggacattttttttgaaattaaaaaaaaaattaaaaaaaattaaaaaaaccaggagctgacacgttgCATGTACtattcaaaaacgttaactatttaaacaccgttagtgaaaatgaccaaattgaccacaatttgacgaaaatgaagatctaattgaacataaaacgaaaatagggaccaaattgaataaaattaacaaaaatagggaccaaatgtatatttaagcctaatatAATCCAGgcgaaaagaaaacaaaatataaaattcataaattagtaaaatacTAAACACAGTTATagataaattattctattattatgtaaaacaatttaactatataaaaaaCTGTATCAAAGGGACATAAATAACCCAAATAAATACACGTGACATTATCAACCACTTTTACCTGTTCactctttaatttttcttcgACAAAACACAATAATCCCAACTTTCTTTGTACCTTACCTGTCTCCAAACAGTGAAAAGATCCCGGTACACTtttcaatcaaataaaaaatagagcaattgaattaaaaaaaaaagtgtagaatttaaatattaaagttttaaatacaTAATCTCTTAATCAAGTGATTTAGGTATATAGAATTGAAAagctaaatttatttttcttaaaagacaaatataaaaattaaattagctatactttatttagattttaaaaaataatcgttttaataaatttaaattagtttagtGACTTTATTTTATAGTCTTGAGCGATTGAAGACTTCGTGGGTCCTTCTATTAAATCGTTTTTGTTTGGAAATGTATTGCTAACATGTTTTACTATATAATTTTCCTGAGTTTGTAAATTTCACTGTCGTTTAAGTTTTTACGCGTTTTATCATTACatatcaatatttatatatttcattatttaagtttttttcatatatattctaGTGTCATTTTGTCATTTTGCTAATAAAATAAtggtaaaaaaacattaatttttaataaacatgaATACTTTGAccaacatcccatttaatataaactattaaataaaacatcagatatttgaaaaaaaatagatagttattatcatataaaatattaatatagttatTGAAAGAAATAACTAGGAGAAATAAAACATGTAAGCCCCTTTTTCAGTATATAgagtttgggcctggccttttcggaggTCCAAGGCCAGCCCTTCAGTAGGACACCCTACTCTAACAGCCCCTCACAGTTTTACTTCATCTCTGTTTCCGAAAGGCAGCCTTCCCCTCTCAACTTCTCTAAGAAAAGcaggagctctgctagggcaaaGTCTGTTTCCCCTCAAAGTGAATCGAACCGCTTCCTTGTAAGTACAGATCGAAACTCAAGCTCTTTCGTTGTCCCTTTTAATGCACTAAGTTGGTCTTAAGTTGGTTCTGCCCCTAATCTCGTCCTACGTTTGATCTACGATGTTTACAGTTCCTTATAGCTGCTCCGTTCTCTCTTTGTGTGCCCTTTTTCCCTCAGCTCCGTTTActcgaggtaagggaagctaggttcttttcgcgtttttgaaatatgtggtttgttttcgtttatgttttatgcttaaatgattggaaaatgttagttttggtatatttttgagttaggggttcaaatattcatgaaactgtgatgttTGACGTCTTTTTCGTATTCTGATGCGTCGCACAGTCGCTGGGCGAGTTCCTTGACTCGCTGGGCGACTGGgtatttttctgatatgcgcagttttagtaaaattgaattttctgactcattaaccgttggattgagctcaaattttgacatttggttcacaacatgctattttatgatTTGACCGGTTGGATCATCAATTAGATatctgtagcttgagaaatgtgtcacgcattactgcaatgattttggttttatgataataaattttctttggaattttggtgtaagagtTATGGTTGTGGATtatgcttgattgtatggaattgcaggtacttaaatTTTGGCAcacatttatttgggatgaatactattttgtgatatatgtatgtcttggtatgcatttataaagtatgagatgaatgataGCATGAGTAATGTATGAAGTTGTGTTTGGATGGTTGATAATGAGCATGAGAAATAAATGTTGAGGTTGCAAGTGGTGGTTATATGATATGAGCCATGAGGTTGGTGTGAAATaggcataattccatgagtctcgtggggagactttatggtggcgtgtagtgtatatattaagataaggattcaagtaaggattgcatcccgaaactctaaagggtcagtgagtctcaagtagagcaaactgacccaagtggtgagagtagcgggaggccctagtctttggcaggataatggccttagacgtttaaaggctaaccttgtgtgtggtagggtgaaacccattggcaatggctctgcagagcagtagaggccaccacaagtgcaagtgtccagtgaatccgatcttagtatatgtatccggataatagagtcatagtgtcttgcttgtttgccATAACATGACTTGTATGTCTCTGTGTTGTATGCCTGTGAATGTTTATGCACTTATCCCTTTACAATATGATAAGTTTCAagttacactagcttacccttgcacttTATGTATGTTTCCGTTGTgtcttctcttttgcgatgatcaccgttggtgggagcagatgggaatACTTCTGGAGGTAGGCCTGATGGTGGTAGCAGTGCAGCCTAGTGGGCCCGTTGAGATGGCTTTCGAAGAAGTTCCATGGCCCTAGTGCCTTGTAATACCATGCTCTTAGAGCATTTCTTTTGCCCAACTGTTAAACTTTAGATTTGTTTCTGTTTATGGTATGGTGGCATGCCTAAATCCGTTTTCGCAGTATTTtctggatgactgtaatagttatCTCCCCTACATTGTATGTTCATCTGAATGTTTCTCGTTATTATAactgtgtgatattttatttagtagtttaatctattaaaatgggacgtcacacttttatggtatcagagccttcgtTCCTAAGTGTCTGTGGGCTATGTGTTTGCTTAGCTTTCGTTGTGTCTTCTTGTCATGTTTCGATGAGTTTCCAATCTAACCAAGTTCTGGTGGTGCTTTCTGTGTGTCCAGTGATATGGCACCCCCGCGTATCGCTCCTACTCCACCCCTCAGGGCGACGGACAAGATCTGGCCAGGGCGATCGAGGCCATGGCTGCGGCTTTGACTCAGCAAAGCAATGCCATGATGCAACAGCATGAGGCGGCGATGCAGCGCCAGGAAGCCTCTCTCGAGCAGCAGAACTtcatgatgcagcagatggaagctGCTAGGCAGGCTGCAGAGGATGCTCAGAGGCAGCACGTGGATGCTCTCCGTCAGTTAGGGGAGAATGCTGCTGGTGCTCAGATGTATGGTCCTCATCCCCAACCTCCACCCCctgaatggagtttggaagactttttgaagcaccaacctgccaagtttgatggcaagaaGAGTCCCGATCAGGCGGACCAATGGATGAAAGATATGGAGCGCATCTTTGATGCCAAGAGGTGCCCTGATGAGAGCAGACTGGCTTTCACTGTCTACATGCTCACTGGAGAGGCTGAGCATTGGTGGGCTAGCATGAAGCTGGTGATGGAAGAGAAGCATGAGGATATCACATGGGAAGCCTTCAAGAGGAGGTTTCTTTCAGAGTACTTCCCTGATAGCGTGAGGTACGCTAAGGAGGTTGAGTTCCTCCAGCTGACGCAGGGGAACAAGTCAGTAGCTGAGTACGCCGAGAGGTTCAAGCATCTGGGGCGTTTTTACACCATGccgctcgatgaggagtggcgttgcaggaagtttgagaatggtctcAGAGGAGATATCCGCCTGATGATAGCTCCACTGTCCATTAAGGACTTTGCGGCCTTGGTGGAAAAGGCCAGGGTCATTGAGCGAATGAAGGTAGAGGTGGAAGCTCAGCAACAGCCACATCAGAGAGTcagtggaccatctgggtccaggccgAGGGTTGAAGAGAAGAGGAAGCCTTATGCTAGGCCTCATCCACAGCCACAGGGGTCTAGAGGCTTTTCTTCCCCGCCCAGCAGGATTCAGTGCTATCATTGCGGAGGGCCGCATGGGAAGAATTTCTGCCCGCAGCTATCAGGTTTCCGCAGGTGCAACCATTGTGGCAGAGAGGGCCACTTTGGTAGGGATTGCCCCACTCTGAGGAGGACAGTTGCACGACCTTCACCACACACTCTGAGTCAGAGTTCAGGCCAAACTCAGCAGAAAGGAGGAGGCAGCAGGCCTCAGGCTACAGGCAGGGTCTTTGCGATGACCGGGTCAGAGGcagcaggttcaggtaaccttgttattGGTTGTTGTGTAATATCTGGCAAGTCTTGTTGTGTGCTTTTTGATTCCGgggcgacacactcttttgtgtcagagTCTTGTGTGCGGGAGTTGAGTCTGCCGGTGTGTGAGCTACAGTTTGATCTCGTGGTATCTACTCCGGCATCTGGGTTGGTTAGGACTTCTTCGGTGTGTGCTAGATGTCCAGTTGAGGTAGAGGGACGCGTATACAAAGTCAACCTCATATGTCTCCCTCTGCAAGGACTAgatgtgatcttgggaatggattgaCTCTCTGCCAACCGTGTTCTCATAGATTGTCGAGAGAAGAAGCTGTTGTTCTCCAACTCAGAGGAGCCCGAGTTGTTGTCTTTCCATGGGGTAATGAAGGAAATTCAGAGCGGCGCGCAGTGTTATATGGTCTTTGCCAGGATAGAAGTCGAGAAGGAGGAGAGGATCACCGCGATACCAGTGGTCAGGGACTTTGAGGATGTGTTCCCCAAAGAGGTACCGGGTTTGCCCCCAAGAAGAGAAGTGGAGTTCTccatagacttggtaccaggagCCAGACCTGTATCGATAGCTCCTTACCGCATGGCCCCAGCAGAGTTAGTAGAGTTAAAGAAGCAGATAGAGGAATTGCTTGAGAAACGGTTTATACGGCCGAGTGCTTCGCCGTGGGGAGCGCTTGTTTTGCttgtgaagaagaaggacggtggctcaaggttgtgtgtggactataggcagctgaacaagctgactatcaagaataagtacccctTGCCGagaatagatgatttgatggacCAGCTACATGGGGCGTCggtgttctccaagattgatctccggtcaggttatcatcagattttggtgAAGGCAGAAGATGTTGAGAAGACTGCTTTCAGATCCAGATATGGGCACTATGAGTATGTTGTCATGCCATTCGGTGTGACTAATGCTCCAGCTttgttcatggattacatgaaccgGATCTTCCGTCCGcttttagataagtttgtcgtggtcttcatagacgacattctcaTCTACTCCAGGACGCATGAGGAACATGCCGAGCATCTGAGGATAGTGCTTGGTATCGTGCGGGAGAAACAACTGTTTGCCAAGTTGTCGAAGTGCGACTTCTGGATGAGAGAGGTGCAGTTTTTGGGGCACGTGATATCAGCTCAGGGTATAACTGTGGATCCAGCTAAGGTAGAGGCCGTGATACAGTGGGAGTGTCCCAAATCAGTGACTGAGATTCGGAGCTTCGTGGGTTTGGCTGGCTACTGCAGGAGATTTATagaggggttctccaagatagtaGCACCCTTGACACAGTTAACCCGAAAGGATCAACCGTTTGCATGGACTGATAGATGTGAAGAGAGCTTCAGGGAGCTTAAGCAGAGACTGACGAGTGCTCCAGTGTTGGTAATCCCAGATgtgagtaaaccctttgaggtttattgtgatgcctctcatcagggccttgggtgtgtcttgatgcaagagaggaaggtggtggcttatgcttcaaggcagttgaaggttcatgagaagaactaccccactcatgacctagagttagcagcggtggtttttgctttgaagataTGGAGACACTACTTGTATGGTGCACAGTTTCGTGTGTTTAGTGACCACAAGAGTTTGAAGTACCTCTTCGATcagaaagagttaaatatgaggcagaggcggtGGATAGAGTTTTTAAAGGATTACGACTTCGAGCTTCTCTATCATCCAGGGAAggcgaatgtggtggcagacGCACTGAGTAGGAAGGCAGTGCATGTGGCACACTTGATGATGAAAGAGTTAGAGTTGCTTGAGAGTTTCAGGGACATGAAGCTACAGTTTGAGTTGGAACCGGAATTCATTAGGTGTAGCACCTTAgttatatctagtgacttcttgggcttAATCATAGAAAGACAAGCAAGGGATGTTAGTCTACAGAAGGTAAAAGAGCTACTGGGGACGGATCAGGCCAAGGAGTTTGCCTTGGGCAGTGATGGTGTGTTGAGGTTCAGAGGCAGAGTTTGTGTACCAGAAGATGTTGAGTTgaggaagttgatccttgaggagggacacaagagtcgtcttagtctgcaccctggcatgactaagatgtaccaggacctcaaaGAGAACTTTTGGTGGCAGGGCATGAAAAAGGAGGTTGCACAGTTTGTATCGGCCTGTTTGACTTGTCAAAAGGctaaggtggagcatcagaagCCCGGTGGAACACTTCAACCCCTAGATATTCCggtgtggaagtgggatagcatagccatggattttgttacccacttgcctcgcaccgtgagaggacatgatgctatatgggtAGTGGTGGATCGTTTGAcgaagagtgctcactttttggcCGTGAATCTCAGGATGTCTATGACCAAGTTGACCCAGCTTTACATCCGAgagatagtgagacttcatggagtgCCTAGTAGCATAGTGTCTGACAGAGACCCCCGGTTCACTTCCAGGTTCTGGCAGGCACTGCAGGAGGCGATGGGTAGCaagttgaggatgagttctgcttatcatcctcagacggatggcCAGTCAGAGAGGGTAattcagtccttggaggacttgttgaggacaTGTATCTTGGACCACCTTGGCAGTTGGGATGAAGTGTTACCGCTGgtggagttcacctacaacaacagttaccAAGCAAGTATAGGGATGGCGCCTTATGAGTCTTTGTATGGGAGGAGATGTAGGACTCCCTTGTGTTGGTACCAGGACGGTGAGTCAGTTttggttggaccagagttgttgCAACAAACCACAGAGAAGGTGCAGTTGGTGAGAGACAGGTTGCAAGcatctcagagtaggcagaaggcatATGCAGACCGAAGAAGGAGACCcttagagtttgaggctggggagcacatgttcttgagggtgacccgaaccactggtgtggggagGGCTATCCGCTCAAGGAAGTTGTCACCTAAGTTCTTGGGTCCGTatcagatcttgaggaggataGGGCCCGTGGCTTATGAGGTTGCATTGCCACCCCAGTTGGCTAATCTACACCCAGTCTTTCATGTTTCACAGCTACAGAAGTACGTGTTTGACCCATCACATGTGTTAGAGGCGGAGGAGGTGGAAGTCAGGGAGAATCTCCAGGTAGTGGTACAGCCCGTGGCTATAGAGGATCGCCAAGTTAAGGAGCGCAAAGGAAGAGCCACTAGTCTCGTGAAGGTCATCTGGGACCGGAGGACAGGTGACTGTACTTGGGAGCTGGAGGAGGACATGAGGAGTTCATACCCACATCTGTTCTGGTAAGTCtaatttttcgaggacgaaaaatttttgttgttggggagatgTTGTAAGCCCCTTTTTCAGTATATAgagtttgggcctggccttttcggaggcccaaggccagccctTCAGTAGGACACCCTACCCTAACAGCCCCTCACAGTTTCACTTCATCTCTGTTTCCGAAAGGCAGCCTTCCCCTCTCAACTTCTCTAAGAAAAGcaggagctctgctagggcaaaGTCTGTTTCCCCTCAAAGTGAATCGAACCGCTTCCTTGTAAGTACAGATCGAAACTCAAGCTCTTTCGTTGTCCCTTTTAATGCACT from Vigna unguiculata cultivar IT97K-499-35 chromosome 8, ASM411807v1, whole genome shotgun sequence encodes:
- the LOC114193614 gene encoding dehydrodolichyl diphosphate synthase 2-like gives rise to the protein MFSLRFPVPLVNSPSSSSPSPSFHSHSYYPPCHRSQTQGLAITKRGSVAAPARVALRDDAGDGTSLAGESPEPWPEELSPELMPKHVAVIMDGNGRWAKLKGLAPSAGHQAGVESLRRLVRLCCSWGIKVLTVFAFSTDNWVRPKVEVDFLLRLFERTINSEIDAFKREGIRISVIGDSSKLPESLQKLIAGAEEDTKQNSRLQLIVAVSYSGKYDVVQACRSVAQKVKDGELYVDDINENIIEQELETNCTEFPYPDLLIRTSGELRVSNFLLWQLAYTELYFNRDLWPDFGKDEFVHALSSFQQRQRRYGGRNSSTIHTSSS
- the LOC114195065 gene encoding uncharacterized protein LOC114195065, with protein sequence MAAALTQQSNAMMQQHEAAMQRQEASLEQQNFMMQQMEAARQAAEDAQRQHVDALRQLGENAAGAQMYGPHPQPPPPEWNMERIFDAKRCPDESRLAFTVYMLTGEAEHWWASMKLVMEEKHEDITWEAFKRRFLSEYFPDSVRYAKEVEFLQLTQGNKSVAEYAERFKHLGRFYTMPLDEEWRCRKFENGLRGDIRLMIAPLSIKDFAALVEKARVIERMKVEVEAQQQPHQRVSGPSGSRPRVEEKRKPYARPHPQPQGSRGFSSPPSRIQCYHCGGPHGKNFCPQLSGFRRCNHCGREGHFGRDCPTLRRTVARPSPHTLSQSSGQTQQKGGGSRPQATGRVFAMTGSEAAGSGNLVIGCCVISGKSCCVLFDSGATHSFVSESCVRELSLPVCELQFDLVVSTPASGLVRTSSVCARCPVEVEGRVYKVNLICLPLQGLDVILGMD